One Nonomuraea angiospora DNA segment encodes these proteins:
- a CDS encoding DEAD/DEAH box helicase, producing MIISTGTASGKSLAYLTPAVASCLDGGTILYLTPTKALAADQLRGLRELRITQLRAACFDGDTPFEERTWVRKHANYVLTNPDMLHRSILPRHAQWSSFFRRLRMVVVDECHGYRGVFGSHVAQILRRLRRVCARYGSRPTFLLASATASEPGAFGMRLTGLEMDEVTVDASPKGSTTIALWEPPLTELRGEGGAPVRRTATAEAADLLADLVLADVRTLAFVRSRRGAETVALTARAKLADVAFSLSTRHPRPATRHQPNTTGTPPLETNPTSSHQPRTAEQATTPQPAPLNPAPTLNHQPGTAEPTSATPPTSPEPAPTTSRQSPTEPGGTTQATLLETDRQPGTEEPADPATPEPSRTTSGLSTTDPAACASEHTGPTIEPASESSLTWALPDAPAQPDWSDLPDKIAAYRAGYLAEDRRLLEKALRSGTIMGLATTNALELGVDVSGLDAVLIAGWPGTRASLWQQAGRAGRDGQDALAVLIARDDPLDTYLVHHPQALFGQPVEAIVLDPDNPYVLGPHLCAAAAEIPLTDDDLPIFGTTTSTVLDDLVSQGLLRRRPAGWFWTKRERATDLADIRGGGGAPIQVVESSTGRLLGSVDEPSAHTTVHTGAVYIHQGETFLVELLDLEAGVALVSSATPDFTTFARDITDISILATQRSHPLGPGTLHFGEVEVTRQVVSYLKRRLQSGEMLGDEPLDLPPRTLRTRAVWWTLPASAVAPLAEAGIDLGGAAHAAEHASIGLLPLFATCDRWDIGGVSTELHADTGLLTVFVYDGHEGGAGFAERGYARAADWLTATREAITSCECERGCPSCIQSPKCGNGNEPLDKRGAVRLLNTLLSSQ from the coding sequence GTGATCATCTCAACGGGTACGGCGTCCGGGAAGTCGCTGGCGTACCTCACTCCCGCCGTCGCCTCCTGCCTCGACGGCGGCACGATCCTGTACCTGACCCCGACCAAGGCCCTGGCCGCCGACCAGCTGCGCGGCCTGCGCGAGCTGCGCATCACCCAGCTCCGCGCGGCCTGCTTTGACGGCGACACGCCGTTCGAGGAACGTACGTGGGTGCGCAAGCACGCCAACTACGTCCTTACCAATCCGGACATGCTGCACCGCAGCATCCTCCCCCGCCACGCCCAGTGGTCCTCGTTCTTCCGCCGGTTGCGCATGGTCGTCGTCGACGAGTGCCACGGCTACCGCGGCGTCTTCGGCTCCCACGTCGCCCAGATCCTGCGCCGCCTGCGCCGCGTCTGCGCCCGTTACGGCTCGCGCCCCACGTTCCTGCTCGCCTCGGCGACCGCCAGCGAGCCGGGCGCGTTCGGGATGAGGCTGACGGGGCTTGAGATGGACGAGGTGACCGTGGACGCCTCACCCAAGGGTTCCACCACCATCGCGCTGTGGGAGCCGCCCCTGACCGAGCTACGGGGCGAGGGAGGGGCCCCTGTACGGCGTACGGCCACGGCAGAGGCGGCGGATCTGCTGGCGGACCTCGTCCTGGCCGACGTCCGCACGCTCGCCTTCGTACGTTCCCGCCGCGGCGCCGAAACAGTCGCCCTGACGGCCCGCGCCAAGCTCGCCGACGTAGCCTTCTCCCTCTCCACCCGCCACCCCCGCCCCGCAACCCGCCACCAGCCGAACACAACCGGCACGCCCCCGCTGGAAACCAACCCCACCTCCAGCCACCAGCCACGCACAGCCGAACAGGCCACCACCCCCCAGCCAGCCCCCCTGAACCCAGCCCCCACCCTCAACCACCAACCAGGCACGGCCGAGCCCACCAGCGCCACCCCGCCGACCTCCCCCGAACCAGCCCCCACCACCAGCCGCCAGTCGCCAACCGAACCAGGCGGGACGACCCAGGCCACCCTGCTGGAAACGGACCGCCAACCCGGCACAGAGGAGCCGGCGGACCCCGCCACGCCGGAACCATCCCGAACCACCAGCGGGCTCTCCACGACGGACCCGGCGGCCTGCGCCTCAGAGCACACGGGCCCGACGATCGAGCCGGCCTCGGAGAGCTCCCTCACCTGGGCGCTCCCGGACGCCCCCGCCCAGCCGGACTGGAGCGACCTCCCCGACAAGATCGCCGCCTACCGCGCCGGATACCTCGCCGAAGACCGCAGGCTCCTGGAGAAGGCCCTCCGCTCAGGCACGATCATGGGCCTGGCCACCACCAACGCCCTCGAACTGGGCGTGGACGTCTCAGGCCTGGACGCCGTGCTGATCGCGGGCTGGCCCGGCACCCGCGCCTCCCTCTGGCAGCAGGCGGGCCGGGCGGGCCGCGACGGCCAGGACGCGCTCGCCGTGCTGATCGCCAGGGACGACCCCTTGGACACCTACCTCGTCCACCACCCCCAGGCCCTGTTCGGCCAGCCCGTGGAGGCGATCGTCCTCGACCCCGACAACCCGTACGTCCTGGGCCCCCACCTCTGCGCCGCGGCCGCCGAGATCCCGCTGACCGACGACGACCTGCCCATCTTCGGCACCACCACCTCAACGGTCCTCGATGACCTGGTCTCCCAGGGGCTGCTCAGGAGGCGGCCCGCCGGCTGGTTCTGGACCAAGCGGGAGCGTGCCACCGACCTCGCCGACATCCGAGGCGGCGGAGGCGCCCCCATCCAGGTCGTGGAGTCGTCCACCGGGCGCCTCCTGGGCAGCGTGGACGAGCCGTCCGCGCACACGACGGTGCACACGGGCGCGGTCTACATCCATCAGGGCGAGACCTTCCTGGTTGAGCTTCTGGACCTGGAGGCCGGGGTCGCCCTGGTGTCCAGCGCGACCCCGGATTTCACGACGTTCGCTCGCGACATCACCGACATTTCCATCCTCGCCACCCAGCGCTCCCATCCCCTGGGCCCCGGCACGCTCCACTTCGGCGAGGTGGAGGTGACCCGGCAAGTGGTCTCCTACCTCAAGAGACGCCTCCAATCGGGCGAGATGCTCGGCGACGAGCCCCTGGACCTGCCACCCCGCACTCTCCGCACCCGCGCCGTCTGGTGGACGCTCCCCGCCTCGGCGGTCGCGCCGCTCGCCGAGGCGGGCATCGACCTCGGCGGCGCCGCCCACGCCGCCGAACACGCCTCCATCGGTCTGCTCCCCCTCTTCGCCACCTGCGACCGCTGGGACATCGGCGGCGTCTCCACCGAACTTCACGCCGACACGGGGCTGCTCACCGTCTTCGTGTACGACGGCCACGAGGGCGGGGCGGGTTTCGCCGAACGCGGCTACGCCCGCGCGGCCGACTGGCTGACCGCCACCCGCGAAGCCATAACCTCATGTGAATGCGAACGAGGCTGCCCCTCCTGCATTCAATCCCCGAAATGCGGCAACGGCAACGAGCCTCTCGACAAACGAGGCGCCGTCCGCCTCCTCAACACACTGCTGTCTTCTCAGTAA
- the serB gene encoding phosphoserine phosphatase SerB, giving the protein MDQRSLLITLTGPDRPGVTSRLFSVLSAFPVTVADIEQVVIRGRLTLGVLVTYAGGPPTGTGTTLGAMWTAVERVAEDLGMEVELSTGSQAKEQRRRGRLSVSVLGATLQPAAIAGIAGRIAAAGANIDRIERLAQWPVTCIELSVSGADPSSLRVELAAEAAVQAVDVAVQRTGLSRRAKRLIVMDVDSTLIQGEVIELLAAHAGCLDEVAKVTEQAMRGELDFAESLRRRVALLEGLPAEVFEAVRKEVVLTPGARTLVRTLKRLDYRFAIVSGGFTQITDGLVEELGIDYSAANVLEVIDGRLTGRVVGEIVDRPGKARALERFAKEAGLPISQTVAIGDGANDLDMIAVAGLGVAFNAKPVVRQAADTAVNTPYLDSILYLLGISRDEVEAADAEDGATLTAG; this is encoded by the coding sequence GTGGACCAGCGCAGCCTCCTGATCACCCTGACCGGCCCCGACCGGCCCGGCGTCACCTCGCGGCTTTTCTCCGTTCTGTCCGCCTTTCCAGTGACTGTGGCGGACATCGAACAGGTCGTCATTCGCGGCCGGCTCACCCTCGGCGTGCTCGTCACGTACGCCGGCGGCCCCCCGACGGGCACCGGCACGACCCTCGGCGCCATGTGGACCGCGGTCGAGCGGGTGGCCGAGGACCTCGGCATGGAGGTGGAGCTCTCCACCGGCTCCCAGGCCAAGGAGCAGCGCCGCCGCGGCCGCCTGTCGGTCAGCGTGCTGGGCGCCACGCTCCAGCCCGCCGCCATCGCGGGCATCGCCGGACGCATCGCCGCCGCCGGCGCGAACATCGACCGCATCGAACGCCTCGCCCAATGGCCCGTCACCTGCATCGAGCTGTCCGTCTCCGGCGCCGACCCCAGCTCGCTGCGGGTCGAGCTGGCGGCCGAGGCGGCCGTCCAAGCGGTGGACGTGGCCGTGCAGCGCACCGGCCTGTCGCGGCGCGCCAAGCGGCTGATCGTCATGGACGTCGACTCGACCCTCATCCAGGGCGAGGTCATCGAGCTGCTCGCGGCCCACGCCGGCTGCCTGGACGAGGTCGCCAAGGTCACCGAGCAGGCCATGCGCGGCGAGCTCGACTTCGCCGAGTCGCTGCGGCGCCGGGTGGCGCTGCTGGAGGGGCTGCCGGCCGAGGTGTTCGAGGCGGTGCGCAAGGAGGTCGTGCTCACGCCCGGCGCCCGCACCCTGGTTCGCACGCTCAAGCGGCTCGACTACCGCTTCGCCATCGTCAGCGGCGGGTTCACGCAGATCACCGACGGGCTGGTGGAAGAGCTCGGGATCGACTACTCGGCGGCGAACGTCCTCGAGGTCATCGACGGCCGGCTGACCGGCCGCGTCGTGGGCGAGATCGTGGACCGGCCGGGCAAGGCGCGGGCGCTGGAGCGGTTCGCGAAGGAGGCCGGCCTGCCGATCTCGCAGACGGTGGCCATCGGCGACGGGGCCAACGACCTCGACATGATCGCCGTGGCCGGGCTGGGGGTGGCGTTCAACGCCAAGCCGGTGGTACGGCAGGCGGCCGACACGGCGGTCAACACTCCCTACCTCGACTCGATCCTCTACCTGCTGGGGATCTCCAGGGACGAGGTGGAGGCGGCGGACGCGGAGGACGGCGCCACCCTCACCGCGGGCTGA
- a CDS encoding SDR family oxidoreductase, with protein MTNTALITGASRGLGLALARSLADAGWNLVLTARGAEDLERAAAELGATAIPGDVTEPAHVERLARAAPELDLLVNNASDLGVTPLPPLAGYPLEAFRVLLETNVTAPLALIQATLPALRAAGGAVVNITSDAATGAYEGWGGYGATKAALEQLSNVLSAEEPAIRVWWADPGEMNTRMLADAVGADEAAGATDPAKVAAALHDLVRSRPASGKVSLQ; from the coding sequence ATGACGAACACCGCACTCATCACCGGCGCTTCCCGCGGTCTCGGACTCGCCCTGGCGAGGTCTCTGGCGGACGCCGGCTGGAACCTCGTGCTCACCGCCCGCGGCGCGGAGGACCTGGAGCGGGCCGCGGCCGAGCTGGGCGCCACCGCGATCCCCGGCGACGTGACGGAGCCCGCGCACGTCGAGCGGCTGGCCCGGGCGGCGCCCGAGCTGGACCTGCTGGTCAACAACGCCAGCGACCTCGGCGTGACGCCACTGCCGCCGCTGGCCGGCTACCCGCTGGAGGCGTTCAGGGTGCTGCTGGAGACCAACGTCACCGCCCCGCTCGCGCTGATCCAGGCCACGCTGCCCGCCCTGCGCGCGGCGGGCGGGGCCGTCGTGAACATCACCTCGGACGCCGCCACGGGCGCGTACGAGGGCTGGGGCGGCTACGGCGCCACCAAGGCGGCCTTGGAGCAGCTCTCCAACGTGTTGTCGGCCGAGGAGCCCGCGATCCGGGTCTGGTGGGCCGACCCCGGCGAGATGAACACCCGCATGCTCGCCGACGCCGTGGGCGCCGACGAGGCCGCGGGCGCCACCGACCCCGCCAAGGTGGCCGCCGCGCTGCACGACCTGGTGCGGTCCCGTCCGGCCAGCGGCAAAGTGAGCCTGCAATGA
- a CDS encoding STAS domain-containing protein codes for MDLKLDHRTEDRLTIVEVEGEIDVYTAPRLRELLIDLVNKGNFHLLVNMEKVDFLDSTGLGVLVGGLKRVRAHDGSLELVCTQERILKIFRITGLTKVFGIYASVDEAKEAHGKDK; via the coding sequence GTGGATCTGAAGTTGGATCACCGCACCGAAGACCGACTCACCATCGTGGAGGTCGAGGGTGAGATCGATGTCTACACGGCGCCGAGATTGCGTGAGCTCCTCATCGACCTGGTGAACAAGGGCAACTTCCACCTGCTCGTCAACATGGAGAAGGTGGACTTCCTCGACTCCACGGGCCTTGGCGTCCTGGTCGGGGGGCTCAAGCGGGTGCGTGCGCACGACGGCTCGCTCGAGCTGGTCTGCACCCAGGAGCGCATCCTGAAGATCTTCCGGATTACCGGTCTGACCAAGGTCTTCGGGATCTACGCTTCGGTCGACGAGGCCAAGGAAGCTCACGGCAAAGACAAGTAG
- a CDS encoding S-adenosylmethionine:tRNA ribosyltransferase-isomerase — translation MTVALDFALPPGLSASEPPEARGMSRDAVRLMVSRGDLAPSHHHFADLPGLLDPGDLIVVNNSATLPAAVRLDRLAVHFSTAREDGTWLVELRRRTATASEPYGGGEPGEWLPLPGRATLRLIERETPRLWRASLDREVEPYLRAHGAPIRYSYVSADWPIEAYQTVFATVPGSAEMPSAARPFTAELVTALVARGIGIAPITLHTGVASPEKDEPPYAERYEVPAATARLVNLALESGNRVVAAGTTVVRALETAVGTDGLVGGATGWTRHIVTPRSGVRAVTGLITGLHEPRSSHLLMLSAIAGERALARAYGEALQNAYLWHEFGDTHLILKK, via the coding sequence ATGACCGTCGCGCTCGACTTCGCGCTGCCGCCGGGCCTGTCGGCGAGCGAGCCGCCCGAGGCGCGGGGGATGTCCAGGGACGCGGTACGCCTGATGGTCTCGCGCGGCGACCTCGCCCCCTCGCACCACCACTTCGCCGACCTGCCGGGGCTGCTCGACCCCGGTGACCTGATCGTCGTGAACAACTCGGCGACCCTGCCCGCGGCCGTCCGGCTCGACCGGCTGGCCGTGCACTTCTCCACCGCGAGGGAGGACGGCACCTGGCTCGTCGAGCTGCGCCGCCGTACCGCCACCGCCTCCGAGCCCTACGGCGGGGGCGAGCCCGGCGAGTGGCTGCCGCTGCCGGGGCGGGCCACGCTGCGGCTGATCGAACGGGAGACGCCGCGCCTGTGGCGGGCGTCGCTGGATCGGGAGGTGGAGCCGTACCTGCGGGCGCACGGGGCGCCGATCCGCTACTCGTACGTGAGCGCGGACTGGCCGATCGAGGCGTACCAGACCGTGTTCGCGACCGTGCCGGGGAGCGCGGAGATGCCGAGCGCGGCACGGCCGTTCACCGCGGAGCTGGTGACGGCGCTCGTGGCGCGCGGGATCGGGATCGCGCCGATCACCCTGCACACGGGGGTGGCCTCGCCGGAGAAGGACGAGCCGCCCTACGCCGAGCGGTACGAGGTGCCGGCGGCCACGGCGCGGCTGGTCAACCTGGCGCTCGAGAGCGGCAACCGGGTGGTGGCGGCGGGCACGACCGTCGTACGGGCCCTGGAGACGGCCGTGGGGACGGACGGGCTGGTCGGCGGGGCCACCGGGTGGACCAGGCACATCGTCACGCCCCGGAGCGGCGTACGGGCCGTCACGGGACTGATCACCGGGCTGCACGAGCCGCGCTCCAGCCACCTGCTCATGCTGAGCGCGATCGCGGGCGAGAGGGCGCTCGCGCGGGCGTACGGGGAGGCGCTACAGAACGCATATCTATGGCACGAGTTCGGTGACACGCACTTGATTCTGAAGAAATAG
- a CDS encoding GAF domain-containing sensor histidine kinase, translating to MTSDRDEILQAVSSAVLAVTRHLSVREVLQVIVRSAQRLLDARYAALGVPDDEGSFGEFVAEGITDKQWDAIGPLPRQHGMLGAMLREGSPVRLPDLRKDPRFEWWPKAHPVMKDFLGVPIRDGDQVLGIIFLANKRTPGGFTQDDQELLTLFAAHAAIALTNARLYERGRELAMLEERNRVARELHDAVTQKLFSLRLTAQAASAMLDRAPEKAAAELERVQRLAGEALSELRAVIVELRPAELDRHGLAETLRKHVRLLDRLHPSLVTFECVELPPVDPAVEVAVLRVAQEALHNALRHAEATSVSVRLAFADGKLVLIVRDDGNGFEQAESRGLGLVSMRDRAESVGGVMTVDSAHGRGTTVCVEVGV from the coding sequence GTGACCTCCGACCGAGACGAGATCCTGCAGGCGGTGAGCTCCGCGGTGCTCGCGGTCACCCGCCATCTGTCGGTCCGCGAGGTGCTGCAGGTCATCGTACGCTCGGCGCAACGGCTGCTCGACGCCCGCTACGCCGCGCTCGGCGTGCCCGACGACGAGGGGTCGTTCGGCGAGTTCGTCGCCGAGGGCATCACCGACAAGCAGTGGGACGCGATCGGGCCGCTGCCCCGGCAGCATGGCATGCTCGGCGCGATGCTCCGCGAGGGGAGCCCGGTCAGGCTGCCCGACCTGCGCAAGGACCCGAGGTTCGAGTGGTGGCCTAAGGCCCACCCGGTGATGAAGGACTTCCTAGGCGTCCCGATCCGCGACGGCGACCAGGTGCTCGGCATCATCTTCCTGGCCAACAAGCGCACGCCGGGCGGCTTCACGCAGGACGACCAGGAGCTGCTGACGCTGTTCGCCGCGCACGCGGCCATCGCGCTGACCAACGCCAGGCTCTATGAGCGCGGGCGCGAGCTGGCCATGCTGGAGGAGCGCAACCGGGTGGCCCGCGAGCTGCACGACGCCGTGACGCAGAAGCTGTTCTCGCTCAGGCTCACCGCGCAGGCCGCCTCCGCCATGCTCGACCGGGCGCCCGAGAAGGCCGCCGCCGAGCTCGAACGCGTCCAGCGCCTGGCCGGGGAGGCCCTGTCCGAGCTGCGGGCGGTGATCGTCGAGCTGCGGCCGGCCGAGCTCGACCGGCACGGCCTGGCCGAGACGCTGCGCAAGCACGTGCGGCTACTGGACCGGCTCCACCCGTCACTGGTCACGTTCGAGTGCGTCGAGCTGCCGCCGGTCGACCCGGCGGTCGAGGTGGCGGTGCTCAGAGTGGCCCAGGAGGCGCTGCACAACGCGCTCAGGCACGCGGAGGCCACGAGCGTCTCCGTGCGCCTGGCGTTCGCGGACGGCAAGCTGGTGTTGATCGTGCGCGACGACGGCAACGGCTTCGAGCAGGCCGAGTCGCGCGGCCTGGGCCTGGTGTCGATGCGCGACAGGGCGGAGTCCGTGGGCGGGGTCATGACCGTCGACTCGGCCCACGGCCGGGGGACCACGGTATGTGTGGAGGTGGGCGTTTGA
- a CDS encoding SixA phosphatase family protein: MRTLIVLRHAKAAHVPGLADRERPLTGRGERDAKRAGDEIRAAGLDPEVVLCSPALRTRSTAEIAFPEAEISYERDIYEAYPDELLELVRRVDPEVSTVVLCGHNPGVHELAVGLAGGDYVFRPGAFAVIEVESDWDELWMGEGRLVTLWDPKEPHEH, translated from the coding sequence GTGCGGACCTTGATTGTGCTGCGGCATGCGAAGGCGGCCCACGTGCCCGGGCTGGCCGATCGGGAGCGGCCGCTGACCGGGAGGGGCGAGCGGGACGCCAAGCGGGCGGGCGACGAGATACGGGCCGCCGGGCTCGACCCGGAGGTCGTGCTGTGCTCGCCGGCGCTGAGGACCAGGAGCACCGCCGAGATCGCCTTTCCCGAGGCGGAGATCAGTTATGAGCGCGACATCTACGAGGCGTATCCCGATGAGCTGCTGGAGCTGGTCCGCCGGGTCGATCCCGAGGTGAGCACCGTGGTGCTGTGCGGGCACAACCCGGGGGTGCATGAGCTGGCCGTGGGGCTGGCCGGAGGGGACTACGTGTTCCGGCCGGGCGCGTTCGCGGTGATCGAGGTGGAGTCTGACTGGGATGAGCTCTGGATGGGTGAGGGGCGCTTGGTAACGCTCTGGGACCCTAAGGAGCCCCACGAGCACTGA
- a CDS encoding sodium-translocating pyrophosphatase: MSRHMLAAEPASNLALSGNNLTIVIVVAAVALIALAVAGGLVREVLSAGQGTERMQNIARAVQEGAAAYLGRQFRTLAIFVVAIPILLLLLPGETEVVVGRSIFFVVGAVFSALTGFMGMWLAVRGNVRVAAAANESGEKRAMRIAFRTGGVAGMFTVGLGLFGAAVVVFIYQGNAPGVLEGFGFGAALLAMFMRVGGGIFTKAADVGADLVGKVEQGIPEDDPRNAATIADNVGDNVGDCAGMAADLFESYAVMLVASLILGKVAFGEQGLVFPLIVPMVGVITAIIGIFVTGMRDRDRNGMSAINRSFFISAAISAVLVAVAAFLYLPDSFSGLTGATVQSDADPRFIAIGAVLIGLVLASAIQLLTGYFTETNRRPVREIGESSATGPATVILAGISVGLESAVYSALVIGGAVYGAFLLGFGNVTIALFAVALAGTGLLTTVGVIVSMDTFGPVSDNAQGIAEMSGDVEGEGARVLTSLDAVGNTTKAITKGIAIATAVLAATALFGAFRTAVESALAEAGGAVKSALGAFSTFSLSVDQPNVLVGLVIGAAVVFLFSGLAIMAVGRAAMRVVFEVRDQFRNKPGIMDGTEKPEYGRVVDICTRDSLRELATPGLLAVMTPIAVGFALGYAPLGAFLAGAIACGTLMAVFLSNSGGAWDNAKKLVEDGHHGGKGSEAHAATVIGDTVGDPFKDTAGPAINPLIKVMNLVALLVAPAVVQYAGNPALRIGVTVVAVAVVVGAIVVSKRRSVTTEPANNDNREHQPVAS, encoded by the coding sequence ATGAGCAGGCACATGCTGGCAGCGGAGCCAGCGTCAAATCTGGCCCTGAGTGGAAACAATCTCACCATCGTGATCGTGGTCGCCGCGGTCGCACTGATCGCACTAGCCGTCGCAGGCGGCCTGGTGCGCGAAGTGCTGTCCGCCGGCCAAGGCACGGAGCGCATGCAGAACATCGCGCGTGCCGTACAAGAAGGCGCCGCCGCCTATCTAGGGCGCCAGTTTCGCACATTGGCGATCTTCGTCGTCGCAATACCTATCCTGTTGCTCCTGCTACCGGGGGAAACGGAAGTAGTCGTCGGGCGTTCGATCTTCTTCGTGGTCGGGGCGGTTTTCTCCGCGCTGACCGGGTTCATGGGCATGTGGCTGGCCGTGCGCGGAAATGTCCGTGTCGCCGCCGCGGCCAACGAATCGGGCGAGAAGCGCGCCATGCGCATCGCGTTCCGTACCGGCGGTGTGGCCGGTATGTTCACCGTCGGCCTCGGCCTGTTCGGCGCGGCCGTGGTCGTGTTCATCTACCAGGGCAACGCCCCCGGTGTGCTCGAGGGATTCGGGTTCGGGGCGGCGCTGCTCGCGATGTTCATGCGAGTCGGCGGCGGCATCTTCACCAAGGCCGCCGACGTCGGCGCCGACCTGGTCGGCAAGGTCGAGCAGGGCATCCCTGAGGACGACCCGCGCAACGCCGCGACCATCGCCGACAACGTGGGCGACAACGTCGGTGACTGCGCGGGCATGGCGGCCGACCTGTTCGAGTCGTACGCGGTCATGCTGGTCGCCAGCCTCATCCTGGGCAAGGTGGCCTTCGGCGAGCAGGGGCTGGTCTTCCCCCTGATCGTCCCCATGGTCGGCGTGATCACGGCGATCATCGGCATCTTCGTCACCGGGATGCGCGACCGCGACCGCAACGGCATGTCGGCGATCAACCGCAGCTTCTTCATCTCGGCCGCGATCTCCGCGGTGCTCGTCGCCGTGGCCGCGTTCCTGTATCTGCCCGACAGCTTCAGCGGCCTGACCGGCGCCACCGTGCAGTCCGACGCCGACCCGCGGTTCATCGCCATCGGCGCGGTGCTCATCGGCCTGGTGCTGGCCAGCGCCATCCAGCTGCTGACCGGCTACTTCACCGAGACCAACCGCCGTCCCGTACGCGAGATCGGCGAGAGCTCGGCCACCGGCCCGGCCACCGTCATCCTGGCCGGCATCAGCGTCGGCCTGGAGTCGGCCGTCTACTCCGCCCTGGTCATCGGCGGCGCGGTCTACGGCGCGTTCCTGCTCGGGTTCGGGAACGTGACGATCGCGCTGTTCGCGGTGGCGCTGGCGGGCACCGGCCTGCTGACCACGGTCGGCGTCATCGTCTCCATGGACACGTTCGGGCCGGTCTCCGACAACGCCCAGGGCATCGCCGAGATGTCGGGCGACGTCGAGGGCGAGGGCGCCCGCGTCCTCACCAGCCTGGACGCGGTCGGCAACACCACCAAGGCCATCACCAAGGGCATCGCGATCGCCACGGCCGTGCTGGCGGCGACCGCGCTGTTCGGCGCCTTCCGCACCGCGGTGGAGAGCGCGCTGGCCGAGGCGGGCGGGGCGGTGAAGTCCGCGCTCGGCGCGTTCTCCACCTTCAGCCTCAGCGTCGACCAGCCGAACGTCCTGGTCGGCCTGGTCATCGGGGCCGCGGTCGTGTTCCTCTTCTCGGGGCTCGCGATCATGGCGGTCGGACGGGCCGCGATGCGCGTGGTCTTCGAGGTACGCGACCAGTTCCGCAACAAGCCGGGCATCATGGACGGCACGGAGAAGCCGGAGTACGGCCGGGTCGTGGACATCTGCACCCGTGACTCGCTCCGCGAGCTGGCCACGCCCGGTCTGCTGGCGGTCATGACGCCGATCGCGGTCGGGTTCGCCCTCGGGTACGCGCCGCTGGGCGCCTTCCTCGCGGGGGCCATCGCGTGCGGCACGCTGATGGCCGTCTTCCTGTCGAACTCCGGTGGCGCCTGGGACAACGCCAAGAAGCTGGTGGAGGACGGTCACCACGGCGGCAAGGGCTCTGAGGCGCACGCCGCCACCGTCATCGGCGACACGGTCGGCGACCCGTTCAAGGACACGGCCGGGCCTGCCATCAACCCGCTGATCAAGGTGATGAACCTGGTGGCGCTGCTGGTCGCGCCCGCGGTCGTGCAGTATGCGGGCAACCCGGCCCTGCGGATCGGCGTCACGGTGGTGGCGGTGGCCGTGGTGGTCGGGGCCATCGTGGTGTCCAAGCGGCGCTCCGTGACCACCGAACCGGCCAACAACGACAACCGCGAGCACCAGCCCGTGGCCTCATAA
- a CDS encoding ATP-binding protein: MATVELTFSALPAHVRTARLVATAIARRTGVEESLLDEVRLAVGEACSRAVEAHRVHCPGEPIRIELRDDSGRFEVTVSDQAPSDEIKQEQPLDLGMLSDSFMSGFGLAVIEGLADDVEVFPSPKGTNIRMSWPAAAKV; the protein is encoded by the coding sequence ATGGCTACCGTCGAGCTGACGTTCAGCGCTCTTCCCGCCCATGTGCGGACCGCGCGGCTGGTGGCGACGGCGATCGCTCGCCGCACCGGCGTGGAGGAGTCCCTGCTGGACGAGGTAAGGCTCGCTGTGGGTGAGGCCTGCTCCCGGGCAGTCGAGGCGCACCGCGTTCACTGTCCGGGCGAGCCCATCCGCATCGAGCTGCGTGACGACTCCGGGCGTTTCGAAGTCACTGTCAGCGACCAGGCCCCCAGCGATGAGATCAAGCAGGAGCAGCCCCTCGATCTGGGCATGCTCTCTGACTCGTTCATGTCGGGCTTCGGCCTCGCGGTCATCGAGGGCCTGGCCGACGACGTGGAGGTCTTCCCCAGCCCGAAGGGCACGAACATCCGCATGAGCTGGCCCGCGGCCGCCAAGGTCTGA
- a CDS encoding DUF11 domain-containing protein, with amino-acid sequence MRNLTKAASLALLAAALLVPAVPASASATTAAGEPFSAFAVNVKTAKTAKAGGKLNFSIVATNKGPYQADAYFVGGEFPKGVDLKRIMYRTSVKGTECGLEGRAFFCFVPKILEKGDSIALVFETKLKKTATGTQTAKLGVVSYDVQTGMDNMSKEELDRLGIPEHGYVKTVKTKIVR; translated from the coding sequence ATGCGTAACCTGACCAAGGCCGCGTCGCTGGCATTGCTGGCGGCGGCCCTGCTTGTCCCGGCTGTTCCGGCTTCCGCTTCCGCCACGACGGCCGCCGGCGAGCCGTTCTCGGCCTTCGCCGTCAACGTGAAGACCGCGAAGACCGCCAAGGCCGGCGGCAAGCTCAACTTCAGCATCGTCGCCACCAACAAGGGGCCCTACCAGGCCGACGCCTACTTCGTCGGCGGCGAGTTCCCCAAGGGGGTCGACCTTAAGCGGATCATGTACCGCACGAGCGTCAAGGGCACCGAGTGCGGGCTCGAGGGCCGCGCGTTCTTCTGCTTCGTGCCCAAGATCCTGGAGAAGGGTGACTCCATCGCCCTGGTCTTCGAGACCAAGCTCAAGAAGACCGCGACGGGCACGCAGACCGCCAAGCTCGGCGTGGTCTCCTACGACGTCCAGACGGGCATGGACAACATGAGCAAGGAAGAGCTCGACCGGCTCGGCATCCCCGAGCACGGCTACGTGAAGACGGTCAAGACCAAGATCGTCCGCTAG